aggcgatgtatgcagctctttgctggctgcttcgcattacatcgattcccacagtgcgtgggatctgccgaatttttttccgttTCCATAATCACCACAGCCAAGGGTACTGATATTGTATACCGCCCATCCCCTGGCAACCAGGTATAGTCTGTGTGCTACATGCCGAGTTGATTGAACGTCAGACCACTCTTAGAGACATTCCGGCACCGGCGTTCGGCTTCATGACCTAAGCCGTATAGCTCTACAGAAGTTGTTACGAATTGAACTTCGCGTGATTCTGCGTGCAGAAAGACAGCGCATATTTCTTAGTAATTTATAATAATTACATGAAATGAGGTTCCAAGAGTTCAAGCACAGCAGTGGTCCTATCTACCTCAACACCTTGTCAAAAGTACACGACGCTGGAATTCTGTTTTTTTACTCACTGAAGCTTTTTCTTCTGATTTGGTTGCAGTTCACAAGACTATTGCAATGTTATAAGAACTTTCTTGTGGTGAACAGGTTCCAAAAACTTGGGCGCTTTCTCGAATAACGTACCTTGGCGGTGATGCTCTCCATGTCGTCGTAGCCGACCCACTGACGATCCTGGAACGCGTACGGCGCCATGAAGAACGGATCCTTCACCACAGTCCACTTTCCACGGGCGAAGCTCTCGCAGATCTGCGTCGAGATGTTCTCTAATTATAGTCGGCGTCAATCTATATATAGGTTGGGATAACATTAAAAGTACCTAGCTAAATACAACAAAACTGACGTTTTAATTGCTATGATAGGACCCTCCACGGTGGTTTAGTAGTTATGGggattgactgctgacccgaaaatcgcggcatcgaatcccggccgttgCAGCCGCACTTCGACGGAGTAGagatgctggagacccgtgtacttagatttaggcgcacgttaaataacgccagatggtcaaaattttctgagccctccactatacggcatccgtcataatcatatcgtggttctgaggcgtgaaaacccaacaattattattattaattactaTGATACGGTAATTATAGtccagtaaaataaaaaaaactcagcACCTGGTGCTCTTGTGAGCGTAAAAAAATTACCTATGGCTAGGTGCGCTTCGGTACCGATTGGGCAGTAACGAAAGATAACGAAAGAGCAGGGATCGCCTTGGGCGTCTGGCTGATTCACTGGTTTATCATCAACTTAGCAAGCGAGCGCCCGTGGCCACAGCTCATGCTCCGcgagcttttcctttttttttatttgcaacaaggACACTGTAAAAAATGATGGAGAGTTGTCGAAAAGATGACAGATCAGCTTAAAACCAACGTTTTAATAaagaaacttgtttttttttttcacaacactTTCCCTTTGTAAAACACTATCGGACACTACACATGTTCCTGTCAATCTGTGTTGATGAAACATATTTATCATAAGTTTCCTCCCCTTTTTCTAGCAAATTATAGGTTTGGTTCACGAGTTCCGTCTCGCCAGTGCATGATGGAAGTGTGCATCCAGCATTAACTTCTGCTGATGGTTGTCGGGTCGCGTCCGCTCTCAGAATGTAGACAGTCTTGTTTGCATTGCAAATCATGGTTCACAGTAGGAACTTGAACCTTATCGTTTGTTTGCTCTCGGTTGAGCAGTGTGTTATAACCAAGGAATGCGAACGGCACCTGTTTAGGTCGCACCATGAGACGCACCATGAGACGCACTCTGTGTGCACGAGGAAAGATCACCATTCGGTTCACCGCGTAAACGCGACAGTTGTGCATAAGCGACGCAAATTTTCCAAGGACATTATTGTACATGTCTTCAGAAGCGTCATCCGTTTGCGTCGTAGCAGTTAACGATACCTCCTCGACTCAACAACACATGCAGCCTAAGTTCAGCGCATGCCCAGTCGATGGTATGTCGTGTTAGTGGTAACGGTAGAACGATGCCTATAGAACGATATCCCCTAAACAATCCCTGAAAGTACAAAGAATGAGTGCTTTATTCTCTTCTggcgttttccgtcttttcggcacaattcgtgacgccagcagtctgttcgcgTGATGTCATGAAAaagtaagctctcgattggttcgTGTACAAGGGATATCAGTCGTGAATCCTCTCCCCTACCCTGCTTTGACATGCAGTTTGAACTCGGAGTGGCCCTTTAAAACACTTCTTGAACTATATTGTACTATTTCGTGCAATCCCAAAAGAAATCGTGTTTCTTACCTCGTTGTAGCCGAGTGATCCAGGTTCCCGCGTGTAAGGGCCCGCGCGACCCTTCTGCGGTGCCTCGTCGCCGGGCATGTGGTTCTCGGCACGGCGAAGGGTGAACGATCGGCCGTACAGGCCCATGCCCAGCACCAGCTTGTTGCGCGGAGCGCCTTTCTGGATCCAGTAGTTCACCGAGAAGTTCTGCGGTGCGTAGACACTCAGTGTTAACAACGCCCTGTCTCTCTCCTTACAATGCAATACGTGAACAAGCACTAACAAATATAAAAAAAGTTGCGTATAGTGAGGGATCACTCCACGATCAGACATCTGCATGGGGATTTAAGAGATTCGGCAATGAACGATGCAAGAGCGAAACTATTGTGTGGCAACCGGTGCATGCATGCTTGGAATCAGCGCAACAGGTACACGCGATGTCCCAAAGTACTacaatcagtggcgtagccagggggtactACACCAAGCACATGCCCCCCTCCCCTTCGAAatgtttttctgccatgggatacagagctcaaaacgacactcgaccatatgtgcctgcccggcccccacttcaaatcaaggacgtgccccctccctcccccggccaccccccgaaacaaatttatGCCTACGCCACTGACTACAATCGATCGCTGAATTGAGCTAAGCGTTTAAAAAATACAATCAATTGTATTCGTACTTCTGAAAACGAGGAAAGTTCGGTGAGGACTGAAAACGTTTATGCGAATTTGGAAACGTAACGAGTCTGTGTTTGTTTGTGGGGAGATTCTGAAAGGTctgccttcgttttcttttttccccgcgCATAGTTGTGATGAAGCAAGTTGTCTGCCTATCTCATAGCTGAGGAGCAGAAatgctagaaagaaaaaaagaaaggctcttATCCTAATTCAAGCGCCGCACTAAAACATGTAATAACGCATTATCCTCACATCCCTCTGTCGGCAGTCTAGACAATCCTTAATATTTTATGAGCGCTATGCACCTAAAATATGATCCGGGAAAGTGCGCGGCGAACACTATGGAAATTGGTTCGTACCACGTTGAGGATACGGTCCTCGGGCTTCTCCTCAGGCCTGGAGTACATCGGTGCGTGGTGGCCCGTCTTGGTCTCCCATCCACCATGGTAGTCGTACGCCATCACGTTGATGAAGTCCAGGTACCTGGAGCGTACATAAAGGTCAAATAACCCGTGGCTTTCTTTAGAAAACGAGGGTTTATACGGCATGCGTTTAGCTATagtgtattaatgagaactaacagacaataatgccaaggaaagtctaggggatgtttttagtaataaatgtaaggtaattgtgaagaaagaaaagtggacgaaaagatagcttgccgcgggcagggaccgaacctgcgaccttcgaataacgcgtccgatgctctaccaactgagctaccgcggcggccatccccccgtccactttatagggtatatgtgtgcatttaaacgtgggagcgtcagtcagcgccgccagtagccatggcggcgagtgtggaacactctttttctgccttgttggcgtcacgtagcacgtgaacttattacgagctggcagctgaccaataatccctcgcatactacctgaaagcatcaagtctgccagaacgagaccctcgctatgaatgaaggaaagaagtgttaatttcaagggctcgttttctttgttatacacaatattaatgagaactaacaggacAATACTGCCAAGAAAGtctaggggatgttttttagtaataaatgtaaggtaattgtgaagaaagaaaagtggacgaaaagatagctgccgcgggcagggaccgaacctgcgaccttcgaataaacgccgtccgatgctctaccaactgagctaccgcggcggccatccccccgtccactttatagggtatatgtgtgcatttaaacgtgggagcgtcagtcagcgccgccagtagccatggcggcgagtgtggaacactctttttctgccttgttggcgtcacgtagcgcgccgcggtagctcagttggtagagcatcggacgcgttattcgaaggtcgcacgttcggtccctgcccgcggcaagctatcttttcgtccacttttctttcttcacaattaccttacatttattactaaaaacatcccctagactttccttggcattattgtctgttagttctcattaatattgtgtataacaaagaaaacgagcccttgaaattaacacttctttccttcattcatagcgagggtctcgttctggcagacttgatgctttcaggtagtatgcgagggattattggtcagctgccagctcgtaataagttcacgtgctacgtgacgccaacaaggcagaaaaagagtgttccacactcgccgccatggctactggcggcgctgactgacgctcccacgtttaaatgcacacatataccctataaagtggacggggggatggccgccgcggtagctcagttggtagagcatcggacgcgttattcgaaggtcgcaggttcggtccctgcccgcggcaagctatcttttcgtccacttttctttcttcacaattaccttacatttattactaaaaacatcccctagactttccttgacattattgtctgttagttctcattaatattgtgtataacaaagaaaacgagcccttgaaattaacacttctttccttcagctATAGTGTAATGTAACTTGTGAGGCTTTTCGTCTGCATCGCTTCATCTTTGATGGTGGTGCGGTAGCAGCACAGTTCAAACCTGTGCTAAGAACATCCGTTCCTCGTGTCTAATACCgtatattattaaaaaaaaagacaagcacatTGCGGCATGCTGAAAGGTTTGATCAAATATATTTAAGGCTGGCTTCTTTACGCTCTTTCGCTTAACTACAAAAGAAAGGCTGGTGTTCTTTCCAGTACTCGTTTGTGAACAGCAAGATGACGCAGACTGANNNNNNNNNNNNNNNNNNNNNNNNNNNNNNNNNNNNNNNNNNNNNNNNNNNNNNNNNNNNNNNNNNNNNNNNNNNNNNNNNNNNNNNNNNNNNNNNNNNNcactgtttcgaaaaaaaacaacggagagacattgtcgcatgaaaaaaattccacatacagtataacctcattacaacagaccttcatagtgaacaggattttggtctgttgtaaaaggagtatgtaaaatccaagtactgttacaacagattttcatgtaaacactgaatgggtctgttataaccggagagaattacgagtcacaaacatggtcttatttttaacgggggaccaaaaaaaaatgcgatttttggaaaatcgcattttcagtttctgtagcccatttctatccgattccaaaatatcttcaatgaaaactacgtagaagtgctataaaaaatttgttttgcgtctgccgacttggcgaaaattgcggaaatatataaaaaaagaaagcgtttttcaaaattatagctcggcaatgggtcaactgggcgccaccattttgggctcgtcgtaaagagcatttctccgcgttcaagttctccgtttcagctggctcctccattcagtaacaagcgtacgaaaaacacgttttggttgcttctgcggtattaccgcagaagcaaccaaaacgtgttaatgctcacttcgggatcgtcgtctgctgcttgtgcgtcgcgaggtcgtggctgtcaaaaattgcgctacttagtgacgcgttcgcactcgttctgtgtttacgggtcgacgataatttggaacgctttagttgggcagctgcaagcggaagctcaatcatcagattacgatagcgcgccgcactcgtcgcaaacatcgcagacgtgcgactaatagcgttgactcgttggacctgctgttcgaggttcttcttatcagcacttcgaagcttatgacgaagaccaccgcgggacaactccttgtactcgcaatcgagcataaCGTACTTTGAAACACTGGGCactgcggccacgcacatcgcagccgagctttctactagatgttGTGGTTAGGCCTAAttccgttcacggtgccgatgtacgagccaaatccgaactttgcgggcaagaacatcgcgctagcggacatgcgaaagcgaagaagccgtaatgtccttcgtctcaagcaacgaatcgcatcgcccgctggctcctcagaaccgcggatgggcattttgcgcatcggcagcggaccccccggccaagctcgccacGCAGCGACCGcacggagaagcggtggcagcggctcgcaatatcgcgtgtcagcgtcccaaacgcaacaccaagcacgctgctgtcagcgtcccaaacgcaacaccaagcacgctgcgcgctgtttttttgtcgctacagctaggcatagctgatcattgacagaccgggggatcggcggccttcgttcttaaatcggtacgtcgatatccgcggtgcgctgctcccgtcccgaaagtatgctaaagcgatgtttgaagtcggaagttaatggCCGTGGTAGAAAAGttcgctctaaaggagtcctgaccaccttgctggcctgaacctttagtcaattatatccgaatgtccgttgtaccagaatccgttgtaaacgaagatcaatcaatggaactaatacggaggtcggcataacgccgcaaattggtatgtaatatccgaatgtctgttgtaaacagatccattgtaacgaggttataTTGTATTCCCGAAGTGTGACAGCACTTGCCAAGCAAGacaaatgatcgaaaaaggcacgcGTTTTAAGCATACAAGCAATGCCGTACATGTGCGACGAAAACCCTAGGAGGGTTAGTAAACCCATGGTGGTGGAATTAATGACATTCTGGTTTTTAAGGTACAATATTAGATCATGACAAACATTGGCGATACCAGGTGATTGTTCTGACCAACAAAGTACAAGGTAAAGCATCTAAAGTATTACTTTCCTACACCTGAAGAGCCTAACTCTCACATACATGCCAAACGTTCTGGAATTACTGCAGCTTCTAATATATTGGCACTCTTTTAGGCACGACATTGCCAAGTCGACAGTAAATTTCAGTGAGGTCAAAAAGTATTCTGCAGTATTTCTTGTAAGCTAGCTGCAGCTATACAACATGAACTGACATATCGATTACAGTCGTAGGTGGCACGGCCAattaaggggggaggctaccctGAAGAccgaacttttttattttttaagatATCTGAATGAAACTTTCAGGGTTTGTTCACTGCACTGAAACTAGCAGAACTGCTGAGTTTCACGAAGCTGTGTTTCTTAGTTCCAGagttattgaggtttaactggGTGGTTCACATGGGTGCCTGAGGAAGTCTCTTGAGAAATCCCACGACATAGTAGAAAGCTGAAATTCATTGTGGTCATTCCTTGATAGGTATCCCAGGGAGCTACAAAGCCGTTTTTTAAAATTTTCCCTCTAAAAAATTTTGACGCAACTTTGAATTTGATGTAGCCAGTAATGACCAGATTCATCAATAATTAATTGTTTATTATAAATTAACGGCaccaattttaaaaaaaaaaaggagcttgtTACCCCCTTGCAAAGTCCTTcaggaacagaataaaaaaaaaaggcacacaaatcTGATGAGCGGTCTTTGAGTTTTTGCTTTCCTCAGCACCACAACTAGCGAAAAAATCCATTCTGAGAAAATGGGCCTAGAAAGTTCAACACATGTGTTTTCTTCAGAAAGCTCTAGCAGAGTAGCTAGAAGTGTCCTTGCGcactcttttcttcttttgcctGGCCTACATCTTCTCTTGGTGTcgtttggaatttttttttaggCGTAAAGCATTTCTTTCACGAGCTCGCTGGATGGCCAGGTGACCTGGTTGAAGTCCAGTGGAGTCCGATATCACTTGGGTTGCTTCGTAGCAGCCGGCATTGTAACACAGCACCGCTTCATGTAGTGCTGCTGTTTCGGCATCAGAGACCACGAAATAGAGTGGAATGACATGCATTTTGTGTCTCGAGTTCAGCATGAGCCGCGTCACGACATTTCGCATCGATTTCTTCCTTCGTTAGGAAACGCGTCCGCAGATGAAGCGACGGTTCACTCACGCTTGATGGCACCGATTCAGACGAGGTGCTGGGTCCGGCAATCTCAGAAACAATCTGTGTCACGCTCAATGGCACCGATTCCGACGAAGTGCTGGGTCCGGCGATCTCAGAAACACTCAGTGTCACGCTCGATGACACCGATACGGAGCACGTGCCGAGTCCGGCGATCTCGGAAACACTCGGTGCATTTGGGGCTCCAGCCACACTCGATGTGTCGGATTTTCGACTGGCGACAGCCTACAGCACAGTTCCGCCGGTGGAAGCCTCTACGCAGTCGGCACCCGCAGCAGAATCGTGGAATTTCGATGCCCGTACGAGCCGCAGAGCGCGCCTCCGCGCACCAGACCTCCGCACTATTTTCGGCTTCATTGCCGGCATTGCCCGCAACAACAAAGACGAAGGGCACAGAagtagtgcaaaaagaaaaaaagaagtgaaaatGATCAAAAAGATCACGCAAGGCGAAGAGCGGCTCGTAAGCAGACGTCTGTCGAGGTGTACGGAGCAGAGAACAACGACGAGGCGAGCGCGCTGGACGCGCCATCGACAGGAGCGACCGCCCCCGCTGCTGCGCAGCAGCCAATGGCGGGCGCGCTTTCTCCCGCGAGATATGAATGCGCTGCTCTAGCCAATCAGCGCTCTGCATCGCATCGCGGGAAAATGCCAATAGCGTCTCAAccgtgccgccgacgccattttgcAAGGCggcaaacgagagagaaagaattcTCGGTCAAAACAACACCAAGATGGCGCGGGACGACCGCATGGTCTGGGAATGGCGCGCGCGCGAAGTTTGGTTTGATTTCGGGATTTGCGCGTTTTGGACGCCGCGGCAGCCTCGAAaatagcaatttttttttttttcactttgcggTGGAATTAGATGCTGATAATTACAGAATAGGTAGTTTATGCGACATACAACCCAAAAATGTGGTTTTTCAAAAATCGACTTTTTCACGATTTTTCAGTTTTCAAgggccgcgtccccccttaatgcaCGTTATCGTAGGCTTTGGGCATTGTGAGTTCTGTCCTCAAAGGGCTTGTGCCTAAAGCCCACTAACCGTGCTGGTcattttctatttcttgctcttgGCGCAGGAGGCCCCCCATCAACTCCTCTCGGAGGTGCCCTGTCCCCGCCCCCGGGGTCTTCGCCACCTTCGTCTTCATCGGGCGGTACAGCACCTCTCATCTCTCTGCCTTCACcttcgtcgtcttcctcgtcgtcctcctcttcctcttcttcattctCGAGTATTCTGGGCCCTGCAGCAGGGCCTCCCCTGGGGCCCTCACCGTCTTCGTCTGTTGCCCCAACCGTGCCACACTCGGCCAGCGCAACGGGGGGCTCGTCTACAATGCACTACTCGAGTCCTCCGCTGGGCCCCCTGGGCTCGGCCAGCAGTTCAAGCAGTCGCCTCTTGCCCTCCAGCGGACTTGTGGGCACTGCGTGAGTACTGCTGCTCTTAGACTTGCAAAGCCCGCCAGGATTGGCGACACGGACACTGCTGTTCTTGTCGGCAAAGATGGGGAAATTTTGAGTGCTCGCACTTGCGGTTTGTAAGTTGTACAAGAAGTGTTCTCGTGCCGCCATGCTTGTCAAGTCGAGTGTGCTGTACCGTTACTGTGATAGCTATGCCGCTTTGTTCGACACTCATCGTAAAAGCTTTAGGCAGTGGCAAGTTTGAGCTAAATATACTAGCTCTTGCCTCCTAATATTTCTGGGAGCAGAAGAAATACTTGTTCAAAACTGTGTGCACCTGTGAATCTCCACATTGTACATTGGGTAGTCTCAGCACCAGTTTAATCATACTTGCGTAATTAGAGCCAATAAAATAATTTTGAAGTTATGCTATGAGCAGCAACTTTGCGATGTTGTTGTGGATTTCATTTCAATGTTTAGCATGTGTGGTCAAGCAATGCTAAGTTAAATATGGTCAAGAAATGGTACACTGTGTAGACCACTTATAACTAGAGCTGCTGGCGTCTTGAATACCGAAATATAAGCACTGCAGCACCACAACCAAAAAATTTTCAAGGCCTGCACGTATGCAAAATAAGGAAAGGCCAAGTAGCTGCGCATATACAACAATCAAAGAATACAGCCAGAATGTTTGCATTGTATTTATCAGTATTAAAAAGACCTTTTGCTAGAGCCCAAGGACTGACCCATGCAAATGATCTTCACATCAGCCAGACTAATCATAAAAATCATATTTGAAAGGAAACACTTACGTGCAGTTCTTTCTCCACAGTTCTTCCTCAAAATTAAAAAATGCCGCATTATTTTACTTGCGGAATAAGGCAGCATTGATTTCTCAAAATCATTGAAACAGGGCAGTGCCAACGTCTTCATATTTCGCACTGCAAATTGTGATCCTCAGGCacgatcataggtcggcaaaaaatgtggagctcactaagactcactcgcgaaatgtatcttgcccttacggctcactcggactcagactcgccaaactttttctcaactggactcactcgggctcaaactcactataatttttctcaaccggactcactcggactcagactcaccaaatatatttcactcggactcactcagactcaggctcacggctcaatctgagtctgagtgagtctcagtgagtcgactcatgagtccgttcgcctataattagctttttctacaGTAGTGTCAATGCCccttaacaccaatatctcacataatcagtgctctactttggacattttgatctcgtactttcAGATGCaagttatcagagtttgcaattcagtaaggacatttttattaaaagagatgactcacacgagatatttttatcaataacttcaCGTGAAAGAATCTGCGGGGGGGGGAGGTTAAGGCACCTCCACTCCCTCTGCCTGCgctactcacgcctctgatcaataagtagcgagctgacgtatgaacggtagcgcgggGATGTACcgtaattactcgaatctaggccgaccccgattctaagccgaccccctaaagtccgaagcacgaaaaaaaaaaaaaaaaaaaaacttacctcgaatgtaggccgggtaaaattcacaaagaggaaacatttattgaaaatatgaaaatgaaacggagcagttggttcatcaccaagatgccgcgctcattccgagtcgtcgtcgctgatctctttgtcgctgtcctcaaaCAGTGCGCAATCCTCGGTGCCATCAAGCGCATTTGATATGCCGCACTTCTTGAAAGAGTGCACGATCAAAGTTCCTGAGATGTTGTCCCACGCTGCAGCCACCCAGCCTGCCAACTGAGACAGTGATGCCCGCTTGATGCGGCCCGTCGGCGTCAGCTGGTGGTCCTCGGTGCTTAACCAGTCCGTGTATAATCCCCGCAGGCGATCCTTGAACGGTTTGAACGGCCGCAGGCTTGTCCTTGAACGGCCCGCACAATGACGTTTCGCGGGAAGGCCTCATTGGCGGCAGCGTCTTcctcttaaggggagacgcgggtcttggaacggccaaaaatggtcaaaaaatcgatttttcgcaaagcttattttcgaggcgtttgtacttctgagcacctactctcaaattgctaacgctaaattcggtcgggaaacgcgataaaatcggctttcaaagcaccccggcagcactaaaatgtccccaaaaggacgaaatttgttcgaacttcccgcgcacgccatgagcgttgcagcgggccgagcgccgccatcttgggctagatttgaagctgttttctttgtgcacattttgcgccatctcaaaatggcgtcgctcaagcagaacggccgccgtcgcgggttttctcaaggtcgtttccaggccactgattggctctcacacggcgcgcttttcaagcgcgcctttccgagtctcccattggctggcgcgaccgacacgtcaattttttttctttgtgttgggttctccgccgtggctgtccgtttgtgtgcgcctgcttttgcgatcgcgcgtgtttctcgacggaccgtgtttccactttgtgccggtagtttttccacgcgatcgagatgcctggagactctcgtctgaaaccatcgacgcaacaaGCTTTTGGAAGCCgcaaaaaacgggcttggaacaagaaggcgccggctacaagtgcaccgtcggcagcggagttggagtcgcggccggaccctttggatctgccgggaacttcaactgacgacaccgtgggaccaagttcgactaacgaaacacttcgggttgatgccgcgtactactcaacggcggagcaggcgcagcgagttgagagatcggcgcaaacgaagaccgttctgtctggaaagtcggctacccagcgcaagttcgaccttcttggagtcagcgcggagtgccagaccggtgacgccgggaccgattttttgctcgtcgatatgaaagttttgaataacttttttgcacaagcgaagtgcgacaaatgtgacgcaaaaagtctcagcgtgaggaaggcaacggacaaggagtacggccttgcggtaaagcttattttttcttgcagcagttgtgatttcgagaagaagcaattttcttctccgagagtgagcggaactgccaccatcactcccttcgaagtcaacatgagggccatgaaggggatacagatgataggcaaaggtgttactgccctttcagacttttgtgcgtgtatgaacctttcgcactgaggcttgcaccacaagacgtttcagggacacctaaaaagtttagtgaaagcctgcgaaaacacagcgactgaaagtgaagctgctagtgtggcagtaataaaagagctgtatacagacttcttgaaccccatagggaacatcgatgttgtgtttgacggctcatggatgacgcgaggtcggagctcacacataggtgtgggctgcatcattgagctctacactggccttgtaattgaccatgttgtttactcaaacttttgtctcggctgtgccctgggaccacagccgcaagacgaagggtacaccgactggctggcaacccacgagtgccaacgaaacatcgaatgcaactctggccgcatggaagtagaggctgcgctgaccatgtttcagaggtcctgggccaagcatggtctgcgctacacgactgtgctctctgatggagacagccgcacttttcatgccttgtccgaagccgaggtgtacggctttatccaaatagacaaaaaggactgcatcaaccatgtccacaagcga
Above is a window of Rhipicephalus sanguineus isolate Rsan-2018 chromosome 3, BIME_Rsan_1.4, whole genome shotgun sequence DNA encoding:
- the LOC119387726 gene encoding putative protein TPRXL; translation: MIKKITQGEERLVSRRGPPSTPLGGALSPPPGSSPPSSSSGGTAPLISLPSPSSSSSSSSSSSSSFSSILGPAAGPPLGPSPSSSVAPTVPHSASATGGSSTMHYSSPPLGPLGSASSSSSRLLPSSGLVGTASHESSSSGLPPSTLASGSLYPGLPVMDAGTPPYYPPVSSPYQEYFSPAHPMYHYNFDLYSLLNNDTERSIPSYSTGLAHKARTTPDIISLD